A part of Ammospiza caudacuta isolate bAmmCau1 chromosome 7, bAmmCau1.pri, whole genome shotgun sequence genomic DNA contains:
- the BRINP2 gene encoding BMP/retinoic acid-inducible neural-specific protein 2, giving the protein MGRQDLPRADGPPPMLPWPLALLALSACCRCSAVPQGHAAPAAPSSSSSSSSPSARPPLDWLLTDRGPFYRAQEYVDFMERYRQGFTTRYRIYREFARWKVNNLALERKDFFSLPLPLAPEFIRNIRLLGRRPSAQQITDSLIKKYGTHFLLAATLGGEESLTIFVDKRKLSRRAEPAAGAGNSSGVSLETLHQLAASYFIDRESTLRRLHHIQIATAAIKVTETRTGPLGCSNYDNLDSVSSVLVQSPENKVQLQGLQTVLPSYLRERFVAAALSYIACGSTGELLCRRSDCRCQCQPAFPRCNCPEADIQALESSLAQLGRAWESHHSQFEESEEFQALVKRLPTDRFLNRTAISHFWSMDLDVQHRYQQLGTSLKLLSRKTFRLIRRLFNLSKRCHRQPRFKLPKERSLPYWWSRAQSLLYCSETTVPGTFLEESHSCTCPSEQPSCQGSIPCVLGEGPACASCDQDNSTRCGSCHHGYALTQGFCRPEVADSLEQYLGLETDLQDLELKYLLQKRDSRIEVHSIFISNDMRLGSWFDPSWRKRMLLTLKSNKYKPGLVHVMLALSLQICLTKNSTLEPVMAIYVNPFGGSHSESWFMPVNEGSFPDWERTTVDASAQCQNWTITLGNKRKTFFETVHVYLRSRIKSLDDSSNETIYYEPLEMSDPSKNLGYMKINSLQVFGYSLPFEPDAIRDLILQLDYPYTQGSQDSAMLQLLEIRDRVNRLSPPGKIRLDLFTCLLRHRLKLANNEVARIQSSLRAFNAKLPNALEQETGKLCS; this is encoded by the exons atggggcgGCAGGACCTGCCCCGTGCTGACGGGCCCCCGCCCATGCTGCCCTGGccgctggccctgctggccctgagcGCCTGCTGCCGCTGCAGCGCCGTGCCCCAGGGCCATGCAGCCCCCGCCGcgccctcctcttcctcctcatcctcctctccctcgGCCCGGCCGCCTCTCGACTGGCTCCTCACCGACCGGGGACCCTTCTACCGAGCCCAGGAGTACGTGGACTTCATGGAGCGCTACCGGCAGGGGTTCACCACCAGGTACAGGATCTACAG AGAGTTTGCCCGTTGGAAGGTGAATAATCTGGCCTTGGAGAGGAAAGATTTCTTCAGCCTCCCACTTCCCCTGGCCCCCGAATTCATCCGCAACATCCGGCTGCTGGGGCGGCGGCCCAGCGCGCAGCAGATCACCGACAGCCTCATCAAGAAGTATGGGACACACTTCCTGCTGGCTGCCACGCTGGGAG GAGAGGAGTCCCTGACCATTTTCGTGGACAAGCGCAAGCTGAGCCGGAGGGCAGAGCCCGCGGCgggggctgggaacagctcgGGGGTGTCGCTGGAGACCCTGCACCAGCTGGCAGCCTCCTACTTCATCGACAGGGAGAGCACCCTGCGCCGGCTGCACCACATCCAGATCGCCACGGCTGCCATCAAG GTGACAGAAACACGGACAGGGCCACTGGGCTGCAGCAACTATGACAACCTGGACTCGGTGAGCTCTGTCCTGGTGCAGAGCCCTGAGAACAAAGTGCAGCTCCAAG GGCTGCAGACGGTGCTGCCCTCCTACCTGCGGGAGAGGTTCGTGGCCGCCGCCCTCAGCTACATCGCCTGCGGCTCGACGGGGGAGCTGCTGTGCCGCCGCAGCGACTGCcgctgccagtgccagcccgCCTTCCCCCGCTGCAACTGCCCCGAGGCCGACATCCAGGcgctggagagcagcctggcccagctcGGGCGGGCCTGGGAGAGCCACCACAGCCAGTTTGAGGAGTCAG AGGAGTTTCAGGCCCTGGTGAAAAGACTCCCCACGGACCGTTTCCTGAACAGGACAGCCATCTCCCACTTCTGGAGCATGGATCTGGATGTCCAGCACCGCTACCAGCAGCTGGGCACCAGCCTGAAGCTGCTCTCCAGGAAAACCTTCCGGCTCATCCGGCGCCTCTTCAACCTCAGCAAGCGCTGCCACCGCCAGCCTCGCTTCAAGCTGCCCAAGGAGAG GTCCCTCCCTTACTGGTGGAGCCGCGCACAGTCGCTGCTGTACTGCAGCGAGACCACCGTGCCTGGGACCTTCCTGGAGGAAAGCCACAGCTGCACCTGTCCCTCAGAGcagccctcctgccagggctccaTCCCGTGTGTCTTGGGCGAGgggccagcctgtgccagctgtgacCAGGACAACAGCACCCGCTGCGGGAGCTGCCACCACGGCTACGCGCTCACCCAGGGCTTCTGCCGCCCCGAGGTGGCCGACTCCCTGGAGCAATACCTGGGGCTGGAGACTGACCTGCAGGACCTGGAGCTCAAGTACCTGCTGCAGAAGCGGGACAGCCGCATCGAGGTGCACTCCATCTTCATCAGCAATGACATGCGCCTGGGCAGCTGGTTCGACCCCTCCTGGAGGAAGCGCATGCTCCTCACCCTCAAGAGCAACAAGTACAAGCCCGGGCTGGTTCATGTCATGCTGGCCCTGTCTCTGCAGATCTGCCTCACCAAGAACAGCACCCTGGAGCCCGTCATGGCCATCTATGTTAACCCCTTTGGGGGAAGCCACTCAGAGAGCTGGTTCATGCCTGTCAACGAGGGCAGCTTCCCAGACTGGGAAAGGACTACCGTAGATGCCTCTGCCCAGTGCCAAAACTGGACCATCACCTTGGGCAACAAGAGGAAGACCTTCTTTGAAACAGTGCACGTCTACTTGCGGAGCCGCATCAAGTCTCTGGATGACAGCTCCAACGAGACAATCTACTACGAGCCCTTGGAGATGTCAGATCCCTCCAAGAACCTGGGCTACATGAAAATCAACAGCTTGCAAGTCTTTGGCTACAGCCTGCCCTTTGAGCCGGACGCTATCCGTGACCTGATCCTCCAGCTGGACTACCCCTACACCCAGGGCTCCCAGGACTCAGccatgctgcagctgctggagatcAGGGACAGGGTGAACAGGCTCTCACCCCCTGGCAAAATCCGCCTCGACCTCTTCACTTGCTTGCTCCGGCACCGGCTCAAGCTGGCCAACAACGAGGTGGCGAGGATCCAGTCCTCCCTGAGAGCTTTCAATGCCAAGCTGCCCAATGCCCTGGAGCAGGAGACAGGCAAGCTGTGCAGCTAA